The Pseudomonadota bacterium genome contains the following window.
GGTCCGCTGTGAAACCGCCGGTGACAGCGTCCACGTCGCCTACGACACGCGCGTGGGACGGGGCCGGATCTCCGGATTGTTCGTCGACCGCGACCGGATCAACACCAACCACATGCGGCTCTGTTACCAGTATCCTTACCAGTGGTCCAACACTGATGACAAGATCAAGCACTGGCTGTTTGTCCTCCCCATCGACGAGCGCACGACGCGGACTTTTTTTCTGTTCTATTTCGAGTCGCTCAAGATCCCGTGGACGGCGGTCCGGATCCCGCGCGCGGCCATGGATTTTGTCCTGAGGCTCGCCAACCGCCTGCTGATTGCACCGCTATTGGACCAGGATCGCGGCGCGGTCGAGGCTGAGCAGGAAGGCTACGAAGCGCACTGGGACGCGCCGATCGCGGAGATCAACCCGGCCGTCCGGGCCTTCCAGGAGGTCACCATCCGAAAATGGCAGGCCCATCTCGACCGCGTGGGGCCGCAAGCGAGTGTCGGCGTTACGCCAGCCATGCAGCGATATCCCTAGCCGCCGGCACCTAGATGAGCAGCCTGAACACTGGCACCAGCTTGGAGGCGCTGGCCGGAGTCGCGGCCTTCGTGATTCTCTTGTTCGCCGGCTCGCGGCTGCTTCCGGGCCCGGAAGCACAGGGCGCGCCGCTACCCTCGGGCGGGCGACTCGCCTACCGCCTCAATGGACTACGGGTCTTCCTGCTGGTTGCCCTGGTGGCGGCGCTCGGGCAGCTACTCGGCTGGTGGTCCCTGTCGGTACTTTACCGCCACTTCCTGCCGATTTTTCTCGCGGCCAATGTGTTTGCATTCGTGCTCACCGGGATCGTATTCCTCCGTGGCAAGCAGCCGTCCGCGCAGAAGGGTCAAAATCGTCTGGCGGAGACCTTGCGCGGACTGTACTTCGGCGTTGAGTTGAACCCGCGGCTCGCCGGCGTCGATCTCAAGCTCTTCAGCTACCGCCCGTCGCTCATCGGGCTCGGGCTGCTCAATGCGGCATTTGCCGTCGCGCAGTACGAGATTTACGGGACGCTGTCCGGCGCGATGCTCCTCTATGAGATCTTCACCCTGCTCTACATCGGCAACTACTTTCAATTCGAATACGGCATGCTCTATACCTCGGACATCGTCGCCGAGCGCTTCGGTGGGATGCTAATATGGGGTGATTACGTGCTCGTCCCCTTCTTCTATTCCCTGCCGGGCTGGTTTCTCGTCCACCAGGTCGATCCCCTGCCGGCCTCTGCCGCGGTGGCCCTCACGGCGCTCTTCCTGTTCGGCTTCTGGCTGTTCCGCGGCGCCAATGAGCAGAAACACCGTTTCAAGGCCGACGCCGGCGTCCGGATTTGGGGGCGGCCCGCCGAGACCCTTGGCGGCCGCTTGTTGGTCTCGGGCTTTTGGGGCATCGGGCGGCACCTCAATTATTCAGGCGAGATTTGCATCTACCTGGCCTTCACGCTCACCACCGGCTTCGACTCGGTCCTACCCTATTTGCTTCCAGCCTGGCTCATCGCCCTCTTGATCCAC
Protein-coding sequences here:
- a CDS encoding ERG4/ERG24 family protein; its protein translation is MSSLNTGTSLEALAGVAAFVILLFAGSRLLPGPEAQGAPLPSGGRLAYRLNGLRVFLLVALVAALGQLLGWWSLSVLYRHFLPIFLAANVFAFVLTGIVFLRGKQPSAQKGQNRLAETLRGLYFGVELNPRLAGVDLKLFSYRPSLIGLGLLNAAFAVAQYEIYGTLSGAMLLYEIFTLLYIGNYFQFEYGMLYTSDIVAERFGGMLIWGDYVLVPFFYSLPGWFLVHQVDPLPASAAVALTALFLFGFWLFRGANEQKHRFKADAGVRIWGRPAETLGGRLLVSGFWGIGRHLNYSGEICIYLAFTLTTGFDSVLPYLLPAWLIALLIHRARRDERRCYAKYGALWTQYTHRARFRMLPFVY